The region CCAGCACCGGCACCAGCCAGTGATCCGAAGACACCTTTCGTCCCTGCTGTTAGCCAGTTCCCATCGGATGCAGCTCCGGGTTTGGCTTCTGTTAGCGCTGCCATCATTGTTTCTTGACCTGCTTTGAGCTTCTCGACCTCTTTGGCCAGCACTTCCGGATCTGCAGGGACACTATCATCAGATAGCTCTGCAGCTTCCACACGGGCCTGCTCGAGCGACTCGGCCTCGGGCATGCGCTGAATGTGTTTACGACCTCATGCTGGGTGTGTGGTGTCGTACGTGTGTTGACGAGTTGCATTTCGACCAACTCAAAACCGTTTGCGTCTCCAAACCGAATTTATCCGAAACGCAGTCGATATCGATTCAGCAGAACGCGCGCTCTTCGGCTGGATCAATGTAATTGGGATACATCTCGAGAGTTTTGTACTGCTCGGCGGCTTCGAAATCACCGTAGCCAAGGATGCGGAACGGCTCTGGCGGTTCAAGCCCCATGCGGATGAAGGCATCCCGGACCTGACATGCTAGATTGTGGTTGACGTACTCCTGGAACTCCGCGAGTGGCCCGGGATCCATCACGGGCAACTCGATCCGTGCGTCGGGTTCCCGATCAAACGGCTCGGAAGCGTCCGTAACGTGTTCCTCACCTCGACCGTCGAGATAGGCCATGTGGAGCGACGAGACGCCGGCGATTTGAAGCCCGTCGGAGAGGTCACCGTCTGCGGCGTCAGCCAGTGCTCCCAGTTCTCGAGAGGCAGCGGTCCACCCATCGAGGTCGACCGTGTCTCCGTCCTCGAGCGACATGGAATCTATCCGATCCGGCGAGAGATCTAACCCGTGTCGGGCAGCGATAGCCGCCGCTTCCTCGCTGAACTCGGTCTCGAGCGGATCCACTCCCAGATAGACGTTTTTGCGGTAAAGCACTGAGTCGGGGCTCGATGCTGCCGACGGAATCTCGACGACACGGTCACTGTTGGAGTCGTCGTAACTTCGAAGTTGGTGGTAGAGGTCGCCAAAGTGCTGTTCGAACTCCGACTCGGTGAGTTCAGCGATTCCTACCCGGACAGCGTTGAGCCGCTCGGGGTGGATCCGAGGTGGTTTGACGGTGTCGTAGCCGCGCTCGCAGTAGACGTAGTACTGGGCGAATCGACGAGCCTGTTCGACGTTCTCGTTGCCTTCATCACTACGTTTGGCAGCTTTATCTGGATATTTGTTTTGAAGATGACTGTTTATTTCACCATCATATAGAACTCCGATCTTGTGTTCGACGCCATTATTGTCTACGACCTGAAGTCCAAACCCACGATCTGTTTCTTTTTTTATATCTGCCTTCATATTTAGAAGTCCGTCTCCTCAGCTTTCGATCCAGTATTGTTCCCACCAAAGCGCTGACGAAGCTTCTCGTCGACCACTTTCTCAATCGATGCTTTGACACCACCAAGTTGCTCGAGGGAGACGTCAGGAATATCTGCGTTGGCAATCGCATCTCGTCCGTTGCCCCAGAGTTTGCCGTACAGGGTTTTGCCGACATCGGAGACCGCACCGCCAGCGAGCGCCCCCAGAACTGGATTCGCAGTGACGGCTCCGACGGCTAGACCGGCCGCGCCACCGACAACTCCGGCTCCCGCGGCTTCACCAACTCTATCGACCGTACTTCGTTCGGAACTGACTGCGTTGAACAGTTTGGCCTGATTGGTCTTGATCTGTCGCACTTCCTCAGCCAACGCTTCGGGCTCGGCTTTTACCTCGTCAACGACCAGATCGCCCGCTTCGTTCTCCGATGAATTACTGAACGGATTCAATTTCCCTAGTGCTGTTCGCTGAATGTGAACGTCAGTACCCATTCGGTTGACGACCACTGGCTCGTCACCAGACAGCGCTTGCTTCGCCGTCTCATCGGCTTCCCGCTCGAGTTGTGGATCCGGATCAATTTCCACATCCGTGCCTTCCTGAGGCATCATGCTGATCGGTGCCCCAGTCTGTTGTTTGACGTGTGCGAGTTCGTGAGCCAACAAAAACTGCCCCTCGCCAGATTCCGGGTCGTACTCGCCGGAATTGAACACGATATCGTTGCCACAGGTGAACGCCTTCGCGTCGATTGCATCCGCCGCTTCGGCGGCTTTCGCGCCCGTGTGGATTCGAACATTACTGAAGTCCGCGTCCATGCGCTCCTCGAGCGCGCGTTGAATCGGCTGTTCGAGGGGTTGTCCGCTTCGACTGCCGAGTACGTCCAGGACGATGTCGGGGATGTCCGTGGGCCTGGTGTCGGTGCCCTCAAGGGCGCGCTGGATGTGCTGTTGTTCCTCGGGGCCGTAGCCGCGACTCGAGAACGGGCAGCGACTTGCCCGCGGAATCACAACTTTGACCGGACAATTCACCAGATCGATCGGCAACTCTATTTCGGGATCGCGATTGAGTTGCAGATCTACGCCTTCCTTAGATATCATGCTACGACCCTG is a window of Natronolimnobius sp. AArcel1 DNA encoding:
- a CDS encoding DUF4157 domain-containing protein, whose translation is MISKEGVDLQLNRDPEIELPIDLVNCPVKVVIPRASRCPFSSRGYGPEEQQHIQRALEGTDTRPTDIPDIVLDVLGSRSGQPLEQPIQRALEERMDADFSNVRIHTGAKAAEAADAIDAKAFTCGNDIVFNSGEYDPESGEGQFLLAHELAHVKQQTGAPISMMPQEGTDVEIDPDPQLEREADETAKQALSGDEPVVVNRMGTDVHIQRTALGKLNPFSNSSENEAGDLVVDEVKAEPEALAEEVRQIKTNQAKLFNAVSSERSTVDRVGEAAGAGVVGGAAGLAVGAVTANPVLGALAGGAVSDVGKTLYGKLWGNGRDAIANADIPDVSLEQLGGVKASIEKVVDEKLRQRFGGNNTGSKAEETDF